A region of Carassius gibelio isolate Cgi1373 ecotype wild population from Czech Republic chromosome B11, carGib1.2-hapl.c, whole genome shotgun sequence DNA encodes the following proteins:
- the slc4a10a gene encoding sodium-driven chloride bicarbonate exchanger isoform X3 produces MQHRSSENTGLNCQRNDEEAVLDRGGTRSMLNTNFEKEELEGHRTLYIGVHVPLGRRSHRRHRHHGHRHRKRSRERDSGTEDGRESPSYTDTPSQRVQFLLGMEDDEEHIPHALFTELDEICLKEGEDAEWKETARWLKFEEDVEDGGERWSKPYVATLSLHSLFELRSCILNGTVMLDMRANSLEEIADLVLDQHETSVSLGEEVRKKIRNALLKQHHHQNQKKLANRIPIVRSFADIGRKQSEPHSMDKNGQMVSPQAQPTTTEGRADGSRENSAVDFSKIDLHFMKKIPPGAEASNILVGELEFLEKPVVAFIRLSPAVLLNGLAEVPITTRFLFILLGPMGKGPQYHEIGRSIATLMTDEVFHDVAYKAKDRSDLVAGIDEFLDQVTVLPPGEWDPTIRIEPPKNVPSQEKRKVPLANGGADLGEAEEHGGHGGPELQRTGKFFGGFILDIKRKAPHYLSDYTDAISLQCLASFLFLYCACMSPVITFGGLLGEATEGRISAIESLFGASMTGIAYSLFAGQPLTILGSTGPVLVFEKILFKFCKEYGLSYLSLRVCIGLWTAFLCLLLVATDASSLVCYITRFTEEAFASLICIIFIYEALEKLIHLGETYPFNMHNDLNKLTQYSCVCTVPKEPSNATLNYWQEKNITASDIDWLGLDVKGCVENRGEFVGRACGHHGPYIPDVLFWSVILFFSTVAMSSFLKEFKTSRYFPTKVRAIISDFAVFITILSMVLIDYTLGIPSTKLQVPNEFKPTRDDRGWFISPIGPNPWWTTIVTVIPALLCTILIFMDQQITAVIINRKEHKLKKGCGYHLDLFVVGVMLGVCSLMGLPWFVAATVLSISHVNSLKLESECSAPGEQPKFLGIREQRFTGLMIFVLMGSSVFMTSILKHIPMPVLYGVFLYMGASSLRGIQFFDRLKLFGMPAKHQPDFIYLRHVPLRKVHLFTIIQLSCLVLLWVIKTSRAAIVFPMMVLALVFIRKLLDFVFSKRDLSWLDDLMPESKKKKMEDAQQEENQCVLMEDEGIVQVPLEGNFKDDPSIVNISDEMTKSSFGNIWKGLNTDSTSKDQSSKSSTVEVAIGQKRGDKEEAADLDRETSL; encoded by the exons AGAAACGATGAGGAAGCTGTGCTGGACAGGGGTGGGACTCGGTCCATGCTCAACACAAATTTTGAGAAAGAGGAGCTAGAAG GCCACCGAACCCTCTACATTGGGGTGCATGTACCACTGGGTCGGAGGTCACACAGACGGCATCGCCACCATGGACATCGCCACAGGAAGAGGTCACGGGAGAGAGACTCTGGAACCGAGGATGGCAGAGAATCACCTTCATATA CAGACACACCATCTCAGCGTGTACAGTTCCTGCTGGGAATGGAGGATGACGAGGAACACATTCCTCACGCTCTCTTCACAGAGCTGGACGAAATCTGCCTGAAAGAGGGAGAGGATGCGGAATGGAAAGAGACTgcgag ATGGCTGAAGTTTGAGGAGGATGTAGAGGATGGAGGGGAGAGGTGGAGTAAGCCATACGTGGCCACTCTTTCCCTACACAGTCTGTTTGAGCTGCGGAGCTGCATCCTCAACGGCACCGTCATGCTGGACATGAGGGCCAACTCACTGGAGGAGATCGCAG ATTTGGTTTTGGACCAGCACGAGACGTCAGTTTCTTTGGGAGAGGAAGTGAGGAAGAAGATCCGAAATGCTCTCCTTAAACAGCACCACCATCAGAACCAGAAGAAACTGGCTAACCGGATCCCCATCGTACGCTCTTTTGCAGATATTGGCAGGAAGCAGTCCGAACCGCACTCCATGGATAAGAATG GTCAGATGGTGTCTCCTCAGGCGCAGCCCACCACTACAGAAGGACGTGCGGATGGCAGTCGAGAGAACAGTGCTGTTGACTTCAGCAAA ATAGACCTCCACTTCATGAAGAAGATCCCACCTGGAGCTGAGGCATCCAACATCTTGGTGGGTGAACTGGAGTTTCTAGAGAAACCTGTGGTGGCCTTCATCCGTCTGTCCCCTGCTGTGCTGCTCAATGGCCTGGCAGAGGTCCCAATCACCACCAG GTTTCTCTTTATTCTGCTGGGGCCAATGGGTAAAGGGCCTCAGTACCATGAGATCGGCCGCTCTATTGCCACGCTCATGACAGATGAG GTGTTCCATGATGTAGCTTATAAAGCAAAGGATCGTTCTGACCTTGTGGCAGGAATCGATGAGTTTTTGGATCAGGTGACTGTGCTGCCCCCAGGCGAGTGGGATCCTACCATCAGAATAGAGCCGCCCAAAAACGTGCCCTCACAG GAGAAACGGAAGGTTCCTCTGGCCAATGGAGGGGCTGATCTGGGGGAGGCTGAGGAGCATGGAGGCCATGGAGGACCAGAGCTACAGCGCACAGGGAA GTTTTTTGGTGGTTTTATTCTGGACATCAAGCGTAAGGCTCCTCACTACCTGTCAGATTACACAGATGCTATCAGTTTGCAGTGTCTCGCCTCCTTCCTTTTCCTGTACTGCGCCTGCATGTCTCCTGTTATCACCTTCGGAGGTCTGCTGGGAGAAGCTACAGAAGGACGCATA AGTGCAATAGAGTCTCTGTTTGGAGCCTCTATGACGGGTATAGCTTATTCTTTGTTTGCTGGGCAGCCCCTCACTATCTTGGGCAGCACGGGACCTGTCTTGGTCTTTGAGAAAATCCTCTTCAAATTCTGCAA AGAGTATGGTTTGTCCTACCTCTCCTTACGTGTGTGTATTGGTCTGTGGACGGCCTTTTTGTGTCTTTTGCTGGTTGCCACAGATGCCAGCTCACTGGTGTGTTACATCACACGATTCACAGAGGAAGCCTTCGCTTCCCTCATCTGCATCATTTTCATCTACGAGGCTCTGGAGAAACTCATTCATCTGGGAGAGACGTACCCTTTCAACATGCACAATGACCTCAACAAGCTCACTCAGTACTC GTGTGTGTGCACAGTACCTAAAGAGCCCAGTAATGCCACACTGAATTACTGGCAGGAAAAAAACATCACTGCATCTGATATTGACTGGCTAGGCCTGGATGTTAAG GGCTGTGTGGAGAACAGGGGTGAGTTTGTGGGCAGAGCCTGTGGTCATCACGGTCCATACATCCCTGATGTCCTCTTCTGGTCCGTCATTCTCTTCTTCTCCACAGTTGCCATGTCCTCCTTCCTTAAAGAGTTCAAAACTAGCCGTTACTTCCCAACCAAG GTGAGGGCCATTATCAGTGATTTTGCTGTTTTCATCACCATCCTGTCTATGGTTCTGATCGACTACACTCTGGGGATCCCGTCCACCAAACTACAGGTTCCTAATGAGTTTAAA CCAACCAGAGATGACCGTGGCTGGTTCATCAGCCCGATAGGACCAAACCCATGGTGGACCACTATTGTGACCGTCATCCCAGCTCTGCTGTGTACCATCCTCATCTTCATGGACCAACAAATCACTGCCGTTATTATAAACAGGAAGGAACACAAGCTGAAG AAAGGCTGTGGGTATCATCTGGACCTGTTTGTGGTGGGTGTGATGCTGGGCGTTTGCTCTTTGATGGGCCTGCCATGGTTTGTGGCCGCGACGGTGCTATCTATCTCCCACGTGAACAGCCTGAAGCTGGAGTCTGAATGCTCTGCGCCTGGAGAACAGCCCAAGTTTTTGGGCATCAGAGAGCAGCGCTTTACTGGCCTCATGATATTCGTCCTCATGGGCAGCTCAGTGTTTATGACCTCCATACTGAAG CATATCCCAATGCCTGTGTTATATGGCGTTTTCCTCTATATGGGAGCATCATCTCTCAGGGGCATACAG TTCTTTGATCGTCTGAAGTTGTTTGGGATGCCAGCAAAACACCAGCCTGATTTTATCTACCTGAGACACGTCCCGTTGAGAAAGGTTCACCTGTTCACCATTATCCAGCTCAGCTGCTTGGTGCTTCTCTGGGTCATCAAAACTTCCAGAGCTGCCATAGTCTTTCCTATGATG GTCTTAGCCCTTGTGTTCATTCGTAAGCTGTTGGACTTTGTCTTCTCTAAGCGAGATCTCAGCTGGCTTGATGACCTCATGCCCGAgagcaagaagaagaaaatggAAGATGCACAGCAAgag GAAAATCAGTGTGTCTTGATGGAGGATGAAGGAATTGTACAAGTGCCCTTAGAGGGGAATTTTAA GGACGATCCATCCATAGTCAACATTTCGGATGAAATGACAAAGTCATCTTTTGGAAATATCTGGAAAGGACTCAACACTGACAGCACCAGCAAAGATCAAAGCTCCAAAAG CTCAACAGTTGAAGTTGCCATTGGACAGAAAAGAGGCGATAAAGAGGAGGCGGCAGATTTGGATAGAGAGACGAGTTTGTGA
- the slc4a10a gene encoding sodium-driven chloride bicarbonate exchanger isoform X4: MDVKDQGAQMEPLLPAVQSPASDNGRNDEEAVLDRGGTRSMLNTNFEKEELEGHRTLYIGVHVPLGRRSHRRHRHHGHRHRKRSRERDSGTEDGRESPSYTDTPSQRVQFLLGMEDDEEHIPHALFTELDEICLKEGEDAEWKETARWLKFEEDVEDGGERWSKPYVATLSLHSLFELRSCILNGTVMLDMRANSLEEIADLVLDQHETSVSLGEEVRKKIRNALLKQHHHQNQKKLANRIPIVRSFADIGRKQSEPHSMDKNGQMVSPQAQPTTTEGRADGSRENSAVDFSKIDLHFMKKIPPGAEASNILVGELEFLEKPVVAFIRLSPAVLLNGLAEVPITTRFLFILLGPMGKGPQYHEIGRSIATLMTDEVFHDVAYKAKDRSDLVAGIDEFLDQVTVLPPGEWDPTIRIEPPKNVPSQEKRKVPLANGGADLGEAEEHGGHGGPELQRTGKFFGGFILDIKRKAPHYLSDYTDAISLQCLASFLFLYCACMSPVITFGGLLGEATEGRISAIESLFGASMTGIAYSLFAGQPLTILGSTGPVLVFEKILFKFCKEYGLSYLSLRVCIGLWTAFLCLLLVATDASSLVCYITRFTEEAFASLICIIFIYEALEKLIHLGETYPFNMHNDLNKLTQYSCVCTVPKEPSNATLNYWQEKNITASDIDWLGLDVKGCVENRGEFVGRACGHHGPYIPDVLFWSVILFFSTVAMSSFLKEFKTSRYFPTKVRAIISDFAVFITILSMVLIDYTLGIPSTKLQVPNEFKPTRDDRGWFISPIGPNPWWTTIVTVIPALLCTILIFMDQQITAVIINRKEHKLKKGCGYHLDLFVVGVMLGVCSLMGLPWFVAATVLSISHVNSLKLESECSAPGEQPKFLGIREQRFTGLMIFVLMGSSVFMTSILKHIPMPVLYGVFLYMGASSLRGIQFFDRLKLFGMPAKHQPDFIYLRHVPLRKVHLFTIIQLSCLVLLWVIKTSRAAIVFPMMVLALVFIRKLLDFVFSKRDLSWLDDLMPESKKKKMEDAQQEENQCVLMEDEGIVQVPLEGNFKDDPSIVNISDEMTKSSFGNIWKGLNTDSTSKDQSSKSSLS; this comes from the exons AGAAACGATGAGGAAGCTGTGCTGGACAGGGGTGGGACTCGGTCCATGCTCAACACAAATTTTGAGAAAGAGGAGCTAGAAG GCCACCGAACCCTCTACATTGGGGTGCATGTACCACTGGGTCGGAGGTCACACAGACGGCATCGCCACCATGGACATCGCCACAGGAAGAGGTCACGGGAGAGAGACTCTGGAACCGAGGATGGCAGAGAATCACCTTCATATA CAGACACACCATCTCAGCGTGTACAGTTCCTGCTGGGAATGGAGGATGACGAGGAACACATTCCTCACGCTCTCTTCACAGAGCTGGACGAAATCTGCCTGAAAGAGGGAGAGGATGCGGAATGGAAAGAGACTgcgag ATGGCTGAAGTTTGAGGAGGATGTAGAGGATGGAGGGGAGAGGTGGAGTAAGCCATACGTGGCCACTCTTTCCCTACACAGTCTGTTTGAGCTGCGGAGCTGCATCCTCAACGGCACCGTCATGCTGGACATGAGGGCCAACTCACTGGAGGAGATCGCAG ATTTGGTTTTGGACCAGCACGAGACGTCAGTTTCTTTGGGAGAGGAAGTGAGGAAGAAGATCCGAAATGCTCTCCTTAAACAGCACCACCATCAGAACCAGAAGAAACTGGCTAACCGGATCCCCATCGTACGCTCTTTTGCAGATATTGGCAGGAAGCAGTCCGAACCGCACTCCATGGATAAGAATG GTCAGATGGTGTCTCCTCAGGCGCAGCCCACCACTACAGAAGGACGTGCGGATGGCAGTCGAGAGAACAGTGCTGTTGACTTCAGCAAA ATAGACCTCCACTTCATGAAGAAGATCCCACCTGGAGCTGAGGCATCCAACATCTTGGTGGGTGAACTGGAGTTTCTAGAGAAACCTGTGGTGGCCTTCATCCGTCTGTCCCCTGCTGTGCTGCTCAATGGCCTGGCAGAGGTCCCAATCACCACCAG GTTTCTCTTTATTCTGCTGGGGCCAATGGGTAAAGGGCCTCAGTACCATGAGATCGGCCGCTCTATTGCCACGCTCATGACAGATGAG GTGTTCCATGATGTAGCTTATAAAGCAAAGGATCGTTCTGACCTTGTGGCAGGAATCGATGAGTTTTTGGATCAGGTGACTGTGCTGCCCCCAGGCGAGTGGGATCCTACCATCAGAATAGAGCCGCCCAAAAACGTGCCCTCACAG GAGAAACGGAAGGTTCCTCTGGCCAATGGAGGGGCTGATCTGGGGGAGGCTGAGGAGCATGGAGGCCATGGAGGACCAGAGCTACAGCGCACAGGGAA GTTTTTTGGTGGTTTTATTCTGGACATCAAGCGTAAGGCTCCTCACTACCTGTCAGATTACACAGATGCTATCAGTTTGCAGTGTCTCGCCTCCTTCCTTTTCCTGTACTGCGCCTGCATGTCTCCTGTTATCACCTTCGGAGGTCTGCTGGGAGAAGCTACAGAAGGACGCATA AGTGCAATAGAGTCTCTGTTTGGAGCCTCTATGACGGGTATAGCTTATTCTTTGTTTGCTGGGCAGCCCCTCACTATCTTGGGCAGCACGGGACCTGTCTTGGTCTTTGAGAAAATCCTCTTCAAATTCTGCAA AGAGTATGGTTTGTCCTACCTCTCCTTACGTGTGTGTATTGGTCTGTGGACGGCCTTTTTGTGTCTTTTGCTGGTTGCCACAGATGCCAGCTCACTGGTGTGTTACATCACACGATTCACAGAGGAAGCCTTCGCTTCCCTCATCTGCATCATTTTCATCTACGAGGCTCTGGAGAAACTCATTCATCTGGGAGAGACGTACCCTTTCAACATGCACAATGACCTCAACAAGCTCACTCAGTACTC GTGTGTGTGCACAGTACCTAAAGAGCCCAGTAATGCCACACTGAATTACTGGCAGGAAAAAAACATCACTGCATCTGATATTGACTGGCTAGGCCTGGATGTTAAG GGCTGTGTGGAGAACAGGGGTGAGTTTGTGGGCAGAGCCTGTGGTCATCACGGTCCATACATCCCTGATGTCCTCTTCTGGTCCGTCATTCTCTTCTTCTCCACAGTTGCCATGTCCTCCTTCCTTAAAGAGTTCAAAACTAGCCGTTACTTCCCAACCAAG GTGAGGGCCATTATCAGTGATTTTGCTGTTTTCATCACCATCCTGTCTATGGTTCTGATCGACTACACTCTGGGGATCCCGTCCACCAAACTACAGGTTCCTAATGAGTTTAAA CCAACCAGAGATGACCGTGGCTGGTTCATCAGCCCGATAGGACCAAACCCATGGTGGACCACTATTGTGACCGTCATCCCAGCTCTGCTGTGTACCATCCTCATCTTCATGGACCAACAAATCACTGCCGTTATTATAAACAGGAAGGAACACAAGCTGAAG AAAGGCTGTGGGTATCATCTGGACCTGTTTGTGGTGGGTGTGATGCTGGGCGTTTGCTCTTTGATGGGCCTGCCATGGTTTGTGGCCGCGACGGTGCTATCTATCTCCCACGTGAACAGCCTGAAGCTGGAGTCTGAATGCTCTGCGCCTGGAGAACAGCCCAAGTTTTTGGGCATCAGAGAGCAGCGCTTTACTGGCCTCATGATATTCGTCCTCATGGGCAGCTCAGTGTTTATGACCTCCATACTGAAG CATATCCCAATGCCTGTGTTATATGGCGTTTTCCTCTATATGGGAGCATCATCTCTCAGGGGCATACAG TTCTTTGATCGTCTGAAGTTGTTTGGGATGCCAGCAAAACACCAGCCTGATTTTATCTACCTGAGACACGTCCCGTTGAGAAAGGTTCACCTGTTCACCATTATCCAGCTCAGCTGCTTGGTGCTTCTCTGGGTCATCAAAACTTCCAGAGCTGCCATAGTCTTTCCTATGATG GTCTTAGCCCTTGTGTTCATTCGTAAGCTGTTGGACTTTGTCTTCTCTAAGCGAGATCTCAGCTGGCTTGATGACCTCATGCCCGAgagcaagaagaagaaaatggAAGATGCACAGCAAgag GAAAATCAGTGTGTCTTGATGGAGGATGAAGGAATTGTACAAGTGCCCTTAGAGGGGAATTTTAA GGACGATCCATCCATAGTCAACATTTCGGATGAAATGACAAAGTCATCTTTTGGAAATATCTGGAAAGGACTCAACACTGACAGCACCAGCAAAGATCAAAGCTCCAAAAG CTCCCTCTCCTAA